A single Oncorhynchus tshawytscha isolate Ot180627B linkage group LG01, Otsh_v2.0, whole genome shotgun sequence DNA region contains:
- the zgc:153169 gene encoding N(4)-(Beta-N-acetylglucosaminyl)-L-asparaginase isoform X3 → MAAVGTWGFSQPSVERIRSLITAGGHATDAVEEAMADVEDDPKTGLHIVGRGGFPNSGGVLECDAAIMEGITGRFGAVAALRGVGAPVRVARRVMDRSPHSLLVGEGAVAFAREQGFTIEPNDNMLSAHSAKAYQEFLEQKQSVSGHDTLGLIALDNMGNITVGVSTSGAPFKSPGRVGDSPLPGCGLYAEHMVGAAAATGDGDKIMCHCPSFHAVQLMKQGSSPNMACYTVLDDIIRRTAPDKCFEIGLIALNVKIETYPLG, encoded by the exons ATGGCAGCTGTGGGGACATGGGGTTTCTCTCAGCCTTCCGTGGAGAGAATACGGTCCCTGATTACTGCTGGAGGACACGCCACAGATGCTGTAGAGGAGGCCATGGCAG ATGTTGAAGATGATCCAAAGACTGGGCTTCACATTGTGGGGAGGGGAGGATTCCCTAACAGTgggggagtgttggagtgtgatgCTGCCATCATGGAGGGCATCACTGGCAGGTTCGGGGCAGTCGCAGCACTACGGGG GGTTGGGGCTCCGGTGCGGGTGGCTCGTAGGGTGATGGACAGAAGCCCCCACAGTCTGCTTGTTGGGGAGGGAGCAGTAGCTTTTGCCAGGGAGCAGGGCTTTACTATAGAGCCCAATGACAACATGCTGAGTGCACACTCAGCCAAGGCTTACCAG GAATTTCTGGAACAGAAGCAAAGTGTCAGTGGACATGACACACTTG GACTTATAGCGTTAGACAACATGGGGAACATAACTGTTG GAGTTTCTACTTCAGGGGCCCCCTTCAAATCACCAGGGAGGGTGGGAGACTCACCCCTACCTGGATGTGGCCTATACGCTGAACACATG GTGGGAGCTGCGGCAG CCACAGGTGATGGTGATAAAATAATGTGTCATTGCCCAAGCTTCCACGCTGTTCAACTGATGAAACAG GGGTCATCACCCAACATGGCCTGTTACACTGTCCTGGATGACATCATCAGGAGGACTGCCCCGGACAAGTGCTTTGAGATTGGACTCATCGCCCTGAACGTGAAG ATTGAAACCTATCCTCTAGGGTGA
- the zgc:153169 gene encoding N(4)-(Beta-N-acetylglucosaminyl)-L-asparaginase isoform X2 encodes MAAVGTWGFSQPSVERIRSLITAGGHATDAVEEAMADVEDDPKTGLHIVGRGGFPNSGGVLECDAAIMEGITGRFGAVAALRGVGAPVRVARRVMDRSPHSLLVGEGAVAFAREQGFTIEPNDNMLSAHSAKAYQEFLEQKQSVSGHDTLGLIALDNMGNITVGVSTSGAPFKSPGRVGDSPLPGCGLYAEHMVGAAAGDGDKIMCHCPSFHAVQLMKQGSSPNMACYTVLDDIIRRTAPDKCFEIGLIALNVKGEVGAASSVEFPYTFWIQGKDYVETSTQLPNSTEMEGTEKCDTCTVK; translated from the exons ATGGCAGCTGTGGGGACATGGGGTTTCTCTCAGCCTTCCGTGGAGAGAATACGGTCCCTGATTACTGCTGGAGGACACGCCACAGATGCTGTAGAGGAGGCCATGGCAG ATGTTGAAGATGATCCAAAGACTGGGCTTCACATTGTGGGGAGGGGAGGATTCCCTAACAGTgggggagtgttggagtgtgatgCTGCCATCATGGAGGGCATCACTGGCAGGTTCGGGGCAGTCGCAGCACTACGGGG GGTTGGGGCTCCGGTGCGGGTGGCTCGTAGGGTGATGGACAGAAGCCCCCACAGTCTGCTTGTTGGGGAGGGAGCAGTAGCTTTTGCCAGGGAGCAGGGCTTTACTATAGAGCCCAATGACAACATGCTGAGTGCACACTCAGCCAAGGCTTACCAG GAATTTCTGGAACAGAAGCAAAGTGTCAGTGGACATGACACACTTG GACTTATAGCGTTAGACAACATGGGGAACATAACTGTTG GAGTTTCTACTTCAGGGGCCCCCTTCAAATCACCAGGGAGGGTGGGAGACTCACCCCTACCTGGATGTGGCCTATACGCTGAACACATG GTGGGAGCTGCGGCAG GTGATGGTGATAAAATAATGTGTCATTGCCCAAGCTTCCACGCTGTTCAACTGATGAAACAG GGGTCATCACCCAACATGGCCTGTTACACTGTCCTGGATGACATCATCAGGAGGACTGCCCCGGACAAGTGCTTTGAGATTGGACTCATCGCCCTGAACGTGAAG GGTGAAGTAGGGGCTGCCTCTTCAGTGGAGTTTCCCTACACATTCTGGATCCAGGGGAAGGACTATGTGGAAACAAGTACTCAGCTTCCAAATTCCACAGAAATGGAGGGCACAGAAAAATGTGACACATGTACAGTAAAATAA
- the zgc:153169 gene encoding N(4)-(Beta-N-acetylglucosaminyl)-L-asparaginase isoform X1 → MAAVGTWGFSQPSVERIRSLITAGGHATDAVEEAMADVEDDPKTGLHIVGRGGFPNSGGVLECDAAIMEGITGRFGAVAALRGVGAPVRVARRVMDRSPHSLLVGEGAVAFAREQGFTIEPNDNMLSAHSAKAYQEFLEQKQSVSGHDTLGLIALDNMGNITVGVSTSGAPFKSPGRVGDSPLPGCGLYAEHMVGAAAATGDGDKIMCHCPSFHAVQLMKQGSSPNMACYTVLDDIIRRTAPDKCFEIGLIALNVKGEVGAASSVEFPYTFWIQGKDYVETSTQLPNSTEMEGTEKCDTCTVK, encoded by the exons ATGGCAGCTGTGGGGACATGGGGTTTCTCTCAGCCTTCCGTGGAGAGAATACGGTCCCTGATTACTGCTGGAGGACACGCCACAGATGCTGTAGAGGAGGCCATGGCAG ATGTTGAAGATGATCCAAAGACTGGGCTTCACATTGTGGGGAGGGGAGGATTCCCTAACAGTgggggagtgttggagtgtgatgCTGCCATCATGGAGGGCATCACTGGCAGGTTCGGGGCAGTCGCAGCACTACGGGG GGTTGGGGCTCCGGTGCGGGTGGCTCGTAGGGTGATGGACAGAAGCCCCCACAGTCTGCTTGTTGGGGAGGGAGCAGTAGCTTTTGCCAGGGAGCAGGGCTTTACTATAGAGCCCAATGACAACATGCTGAGTGCACACTCAGCCAAGGCTTACCAG GAATTTCTGGAACAGAAGCAAAGTGTCAGTGGACATGACACACTTG GACTTATAGCGTTAGACAACATGGGGAACATAACTGTTG GAGTTTCTACTTCAGGGGCCCCCTTCAAATCACCAGGGAGGGTGGGAGACTCACCCCTACCTGGATGTGGCCTATACGCTGAACACATG GTGGGAGCTGCGGCAG CCACAGGTGATGGTGATAAAATAATGTGTCATTGCCCAAGCTTCCACGCTGTTCAACTGATGAAACAG GGGTCATCACCCAACATGGCCTGTTACACTGTCCTGGATGACATCATCAGGAGGACTGCCCCGGACAAGTGCTTTGAGATTGGACTCATCGCCCTGAACGTGAAG GGTGAAGTAGGGGCTGCCTCTTCAGTGGAGTTTCCCTACACATTCTGGATCCAGGGGAAGGACTATGTGGAAACAAGTACTCAGCTTCCAAATTCCACAGAAATGGAGGGCACAGAAAAATGTGACACATGTACAGTAAAATAA